Within the Lates calcarifer isolate ASB-BC8 unplaced genomic scaffold, TLL_Latcal_v3 _unitig_2433_quiver_855, whole genome shotgun sequence genome, the region TGATATCTGCAGCAGAGTGTCCTCAGCAGCGGTGAACAACGactaaaaagattttaaaagactttaaaaaacagacaccAGGTCGCGCCACCTGTCGCTGAAGCTCCGCCTCCTGACGTCACGTTAAAGGAATAGTGCGTAAAATAATCTGACCTCTGAGCGACGTCACGGCGCACAGATGTTAAAACAGACTTATTGTGTGGCGTTGGTCTCCGTGTTgagtttttctgtctctgccgGAGTCTCCGTCGCCACGGGCCCGCCGTTACTGGACACCGGCTTCCCACCAGTCTGCCAGGGAAACCCACGGCTCCGAAAGGCCAAGACCAGGTCCACGACAAAGGCCGCCATCGCCAGGAAACCAAACGCCTGGAGGAcgagaggagaaacagagaaagagagaaaatcaggtggaggaggaggtaggaAAGGAAGGATGAGagtggaaaagaaaggaaaggaaaggagaagaggagacagggaaggagagaaggaaataagaggaaggaagggaaaagAGGAGGTATCATTAAGGAAAGAAAAGataggagaggaaaagagactGTAAACAAGGAGATGAGGTGATAGGAGGGATGAAAGGATGTAGGGAACAAAAGGAGGGAGTtggggaaggaaggaaagaacgAGGTATGGAATAAAAACAGGAGATAGGAacaaggagaaaggaggagactcagagggaaagacagaaaaaggaaaagaagaggcagagaagacaaggaaaggaaaaaggaggTAATAATGAaaggggaggaggaaaggagagagggatgaggaacAGTAGTAAGAGTTAAGAAAAGAGGAGGTAAGGAAACAAAGAAGGAGGGAAGAAGGGACTGTAGGTGttaggggaggagaggaggtagtgaaggagaggaggagtctTACCACAGCAGTTTTCTCCAGGTCAGTGCCGTTGTTGTTTGCAGCAAAAAcgatggaggagatgaagaagaggagggtgaTGGCAGCGGTGTAGTAGAAGTCCTGTGGGGGGAGAGGAGATTAATACAGAAAGcccacattcattcattcgttGTCTGTTCATTAACGGCCTGCACTTCCTGGCAGTGACCGGTAGGTGGCGGTGACGCGCCGCGTCGCTGttcatcagctgacaggaaaaaacatcaagaagaagaagaagcaggaaaagaagcagcagcgCGTTAACGTCctgtgtccatctgtctgtccatctgtctgtgggCTGGTCTGTCGGCCGAGGGGCGGAGTCCGGATGCCGTGGAGGTGCTGTGTTCCCGGGTGTAAAGGCTACGATGAGGCCAAGTCGATGGGCGTCGTGTTTCACGGGTTACCGACCAGAGACCCGCAGCGCTGCAGAACATGGCTGACCGCGATCCAGAACCCCCGCTACGACGAGAACACCCCGGTGTCCAGGTACAGCGGGGTCCGGGTCTGCAGCCTGCACTTCAGGCCGGAGGACTACGAGGAGGACTTCAGGGCTAAGATACTCAACGTCGCCCCCAAACCGATGCTGAAGAGCGGCGCCGTGCCGTCCGTGTTCCCCGGGAGAGGGCAGGGGGAGCCCGGCCGAGCCGACCCGGCATCTGCCCCGGCTCCGAAGAGAACCAGGACCCAGGTGAGAGAGCAGAGACCCTCAAGTCCCGGTGTCTGTTAGTCTGAGTTTAACACGGGACTAAACCCCGAGTCCTCAGACAGGGGCCCCTAATCCAGATCCACCTGTGACCGGATCCTACCGGACTCTACCGGATCCTACCGGACTCTACCTGACTCACCTGCTGCTGATTCCTCAGACTAACACAGTGAAGCAGTTAAAGCTCAAACACTCAGTGTGTAACAGTAGGAGAGCTGAGTGTCTGTGGTTAGTTCATGTGCCTGTGTAACAGTAGGAGAGCTGAGTGTCTGTGGTTAGTTCATGTGCCTGTGTAACAGTAGGAGAGCTGAGTGTCTGTGGTTAGTTCATGTGCCTGTGTAACAGTAGGAGAGTTGAGTGTCTGTGGTTAGTTCATGTGCCTGTGTAACAGTAGGAGAGCTGAGTGTCTGTGGTTAGTTCATGTGCCTGTGTAACAGTAGGAGAGCTGAGTGTCTGTGGTTAGTTCATGTGCCTGTGTAACAGTAGGAGAGCTGAGTGTCTGTGGTTAGTTCATGTGCCTGTGTAACAGTAGGACAGTTTTAAACAGGTAATGTATCTCCCTCTGACCTCAGACTAAACTTTGTGTTCTTCTGTCTCAGAAGCTGAAGTTCAGGTTCCAGTCTCCGTACGTTTCGAGTGTGAAGGTGCGTTCACTGACCGATGAGCTACAGTTCCTCTGCTGACCTCCTGTCTGTCACTTTTCTCTCAGACGAGCCGCGGAGCTGCAGACGCCTCCTCACAGCCGCCTCCGGCCGCCGGCTCGGACGACAGCTTCTGCATCGTGGTGTCGGTCGACCCCCTGGACGACGGCAGCTTCCGCTCGGAGCCGGAGTTCAGCGAGTCGGACGAGGACATGGACAAAGACTGTACGATCGTCTACAACCACAGCCTGATGGAGCTGTTCAGGATGTGTCAGTCGTGCGGGCAGCCCATAGTGGAGAAGGAGGTTTTCCACTCGGGAGCACAGATGAGGGTGAAGTGGAGCTGTCGTGGCGGACACTCCGGGACGTGGACGTCCTCGCCTCGTCTCAGAGACGTGCTGCCGTAacatccacctccacctgctctcAGCTGCTTCAGCTCACGTCGGGAGAAGCCTCTGAActcactgagcagcaggagggtggaggagggtggaggaggaccaGGGCTCAGACTGTAGCTACACCCTCACATCAGACTCCACAGACAAATGTGACGCTCACTCCTCTGTGTACGAGGAGTTACTGTGTCAGGGACAGCAgcttcaacaaaacaaacactcctCTGTTCTCAGTCCGTTCCAGCACGTGATTCAGAAATAAacccagagacagacacagtgaggacagagggacagagggaggacagagggaggacacagtgaggaccagtgaggacacagtgaggacacaggacagagggacagaggggggacagagaggggggacagagaggacagagggaggacagaggggggacacagtgaggacagagggaggacacagtgaggacagagggaggacacgggggggcagagggaggacagagtgAGGACACAGTGAAGACACGGTGaggacacagtgaggacagagggaggacagaggggggacgggggaacagagggaggacacagtgaggacagagggggacacagtgaggacacagtgaagacacagttaagacagagtgaggacacagtgaggacagagggggacacagtgaggacagagaggggacacagtgaagacacaggacagagggacagaggggggACACAGTGAGGACACAGGAAGGACACAGTGaagacacagtgaggacagagaggggacacagtgaagacacaggacagagggacagagggggacagagaggggacacagtgaagacacagtgaagacacagtgaggacacagtgaggacagagggaggacacggggggcagagggaggacacagtgaggacacagtgaagacagagggacagagggggaCAGAGAGGGGACACAGTGAAGACACAGTGAGGACTGAGAgggacacagtgaggacagagaggggacACAGTaaagacacagtgaggacacagtgaggacagagaggggacacagtgaagacacagtgaagacacagtgaggacacaGTGAGGACACAGTGAGGACTGAAGAGGACCAGCTGGTTCATTCTGCTGTTTAACTCAGGTGTTCAGTCGGTGTTAACTCGTCATAgcttcagctctcagcaggtacagctcacctgacacctgagcGACCCTCACTGCCCGTCTCACGCTTTCATCAGGTTTCTAACCTTTAGCTTGAGGTTTGGTCGTTTGAAGACCAGATGTGGTCGTAGAGTttccagcctgtgtgtgtgaggagccACAGATCTCCTCTGTTTCTGAGCAGTGAACAGACTGAGagccacacacactgaagacatGTCATCATGTTCCAACTCTGACTGAATAAATCTGCAATAATCAACATCAATGTGCTTCTTTTATCAGCGTCTcttcaccaacacacacacttcattagcagttagcagttagcagttagcagttagcagttagctagCTCACAGTCAGACGCCCTGAGCTGCTGGATCACACACTTTGACCTGACGTAGACCATGAAGGTCAGACTAACATGAAGGAGG harbors:
- the LOC108892782 gene encoding uncharacterized protein LOC108892782, giving the protein MPWRCCVPGCKGYDEAKSMGVVFHGLPTRDPQRCRTWLTAIQNPRYDENTPVSRYSGVRVCSLHFRPEDYEEDFRAKILNVAPKPMLKSGAVPSVFPGRGQGEPGRADPASAPAPKRTRTQTSRGAADASSQPPPAAGSDDSFCIVVSVDPLDDGSFRSEPEFSESDEDMDKDCTIVYNHSLMELFRMCQSCGQPIVEKEVFHSGAQMRVKWSCRGGHSGTWTSSPRLRDVLP